One segment of Radiobacillus kanasensis DNA contains the following:
- the ruvX gene encoding Holliday junction resolvase RuvX, which produces MKKMGLDVGQKTIGVAVSDELGWTAQGIKTIKWDEADYSTADEEIQNIIKEYDIQQAVVGLPKNMNGTIGERGEASLSYAKYLEATFSISTIMWDERLTTMAAERILLEADMSRKKRKKVIDKMAAALILQSYLDSNS; this is translated from the coding sequence ATGAAGAAAATGGGATTAGATGTTGGGCAGAAAACAATTGGAGTTGCGGTCAGTGATGAATTAGGATGGACTGCCCAAGGGATTAAAACAATTAAATGGGATGAAGCCGACTATTCGACTGCAGATGAAGAGATACAAAACATCATCAAAGAATATGACATTCAACAAGCAGTTGTCGGTTTACCTAAAAATATGAACGGTACAATAGGCGAAAGGGGAGAAGCTTCCCTTTCCTATGCCAAATATTTAGAAGCGACCTTTTCTATTTCCACGATTATGTGGGATGAAAGATTGACGACCATGGCTGCAGAACGAATATTGTTAGAAGCGGACATGAGCCGAAAAAAACGAAAAAAAGTAATCGATAAAATGGCGGCCGCTCTCATTTTGCAAAGCTATCTTGATTCTAACAGCTAA
- a CDS encoding DUF1292 domain-containing protein, with translation MALEEKERIIIPDENGEEHLFEVLFTFDVDETGHSYIAVVPMEQKDDEEVEVFAFRYEEKSNDDDDLSLFQIESDEEWEMVEEMLNTLTEDETD, from the coding sequence ATGGCACTAGAGGAAAAAGAGAGAATTATTATTCCAGATGAGAATGGAGAAGAGCATTTGTTTGAAGTTCTTTTCACATTCGATGTAGATGAAACGGGTCACTCCTATATCGCAGTTGTCCCAATGGAACAAAAGGACGATGAAGAAGTAGAAGTTTTCGCCTTTCGATATGAGGAAAAATCAAATGATGACGACGATCTTTCCTTATTCCAAATTGAATCAGATGAGGAATGGGAAATGGTAGAAGAAATGCTCAATACGCTGACAGAGGACGAAACTGATTAA
- a CDS encoding IreB family regulatory phosphoprotein: protein MDSMDKTMKFNFPDEPFDENVKDILLTVHEALREKGYNPINQIVGYLLSGDPAYIPRHNDARNLIRRIERDELIEVLVKYYLEQHREA, encoded by the coding sequence ATGGACTCGATGGATAAAACCATGAAATTTAATTTTCCAGATGAACCGTTTGATGAGAACGTAAAAGATATCCTACTCACGGTCCATGAAGCTCTTAGAGAAAAGGGATATAACCCAATTAATCAAATTGTGGGTTACTTACTGTCAGGAGACCCTGCCTATATCCCCCGTCATAATGATGCTAGAAATCTCATTAGAAGAATTGAAAGGGACGAGCTAATCGAAGTACTAGTAAAATATTACTTGGAGCAGCATCGAGAGGCATAA